Proteins found in one Borreliella valaisiana VS116 genomic segment:
- the rpiA gene encoding ribose 5-phosphate isomerase A: MENQKILVAKYAIDHYIKSNMNLGIGTGTTIYYAIKYLSEKLKSGNLKNLKFYTTSSDTKYLLSREQIPYESNFSKLNKNLDIAIDGADEILLEKKSLIKGMGGAHLMEKVIAYNSETLLIIADETKIVKKLGTKMPIPIEVAQSAVGFIMTRLEEMNLDTTLRICNEKKGPIITDNNNYILDVKMHVENPEGTEKYFKLFPGILEIGIFNHKNTKIVYYQNKQIKEA, translated from the coding sequence ATGGAAAATCAAAAAATTTTGGTAGCAAAATACGCAATTGATCACTATATCAAAAGCAATATGAACCTTGGAATTGGAACAGGTACAACTATTTATTATGCAATAAAATATTTAAGCGAAAAGCTAAAATCGGGCAATTTAAAAAATTTAAAATTCTATACAACAAGTAGCGATACAAAATATTTACTCTCAAGAGAACAAATTCCTTATGAATCAAATTTTTCAAAACTTAACAAAAATTTAGACATTGCAATTGATGGAGCTGATGAAATTTTATTAGAAAAAAAAAGTTTAATAAAAGGAATGGGGGGCGCACACCTAATGGAGAAAGTAATAGCCTACAATTCAGAAACATTGCTAATAATAGCAGATGAAACAAAAATTGTAAAAAAATTGGGAACAAAAATGCCTATTCCCATAGAAGTTGCCCAAAGTGCTGTTGGATTTATTATGACTAGACTTGAAGAAATGAATTTAGATACAACCTTAAGAATTTGTAACGAAAAAAAAGGACCCATTATAACTGATAACAACAATTATATTTTAGATGTAAAAATGCACGTAGAAAATCCTGAAGGAACAGAAAAATACTTTAAACTATTTCCAGGTATACTTGAGATTGGAATATTTAACCATAAAAATACAAAAATAGTTTATTACCAAAACAAACAAATCAAGGAAGCCTAA
- the gpmA gene encoding 2,3-diphosphoglycerate-dependent phosphoglycerate mutase: protein MYKLVLVRHGESEWNKENLFTGWTDVKLSDKGIDEAVEAGLLLKQEGYSFDIAFSSLLSRANDTLNIILRELGQSYISVKKTWRLNERHYGALQGLNKSETAAKYGEDKVLIWRRSYDVPPMSLDESDDRHPIKDPRYKYIPKRELPSTECLKDTVARVIPYWTDEIAKEVLEGKKVIVAAHGNSLRALVKYLDNLSEEDVLKLNIPTGIPLVYELDEDLNPIKHYYLGDESKIKSAMESVASQGKLK from the coding sequence ATGTATAAATTAGTTTTAGTGAGACATGGAGAGAGTGAGTGGAACAAAGAGAATCTTTTTACTGGTTGGACAGATGTTAAGCTTTCCGATAAAGGTATCGATGAGGCTGTCGAGGCAGGTTTGCTTCTCAAACAAGAAGGCTATTCTTTTGATATTGCTTTTAGTTCTTTATTGTCAAGGGCTAACGATACTTTAAATATTATTTTGCGAGAACTAGGTCAATCTTATATTAGTGTAAAAAAAACCTGGAGATTAAATGAAAGACACTATGGGGCTTTACAAGGTTTAAATAAGTCAGAAACAGCTGCAAAATATGGGGAAGATAAAGTTTTAATTTGGAGACGCAGTTATGATGTGCCCCCAATGTCTTTAGATGAGTCTGATGATCGTCACCCAATAAAAGATCCAAGATATAAATATATTCCTAAAAGGGAACTTCCTTCAACAGAGTGTCTTAAAGATACTGTTGCAAGAGTTATTCCTTATTGGACTGATGAGATTGCAAAAGAAGTTCTTGAAGGTAAAAAGGTTATTGTTGCTGCTCATGGCAATTCTTTAAGAGCTCTTGTTAAATATCTTGATAATTTAAGCGAAGAAGATGTTTTAAAGCTTAATATTCCAACAGGTATTCCTTTAGTTTACGAATTAGACGAAGATTTAAATCCTATTAAACACTACTATTTAGGTGATGAAAGTAAGATTAAAAGCGCAATGGAATCTGTTGCTAGTCAAGGAAAGTTAAAATAA
- the lysS gene encoding lysine--tRNA ligase, protein MKTAHWADFYAEKIKKEKGPKDLYTVASGITPSGTVHIGNFREVISVDLVARALKDSGEKVRFIYSWDNYDVFRKVPKNMPEQELLTTYLRQAITRVPDTRSHKTSYARANEIEFEKYLPTVGINPEFIDQSKQYTNSIYASQIKFALNHKKELSDALNEYRTSKLEDNWYPISIFCTKCNRDTTTVNNYDNHYSVEYSCECGNRESLDIRTTWAIKLLWRIDWPMRWKYENVDFEPAGKDHHSSGGSFDTSKNIVKIFQGNPPVTFQYDFISIKGRGGKISSSSGDVISLKDVLEVYTPEVTRFLFASTKPNTEFSISFDLDVIKIYEDYDKFERIYYGVEDIKEEKKRSFKRIYELSQPYMPSKSIPYQIGFRHLSVICQIFENNINKILNYLKNVQDDQKDKLINKIKCAINWVRDFAPEDFKFSLRSKFDNIEILKENNKKAINELLNFLKKNFEVATEQDIQNEIYKTARENNIEPALFFKQIYKILIDKEKGPKLAGFIKIIGIDRFEKITSKYI, encoded by the coding sequence GTGAAGACGGCGCATTGGGCAGATTTTTACGCAGAAAAAATAAAAAAAGAAAAAGGTCCAAAAGACTTATACACAGTGGCATCAGGAATTACTCCATCTGGAACCGTGCACATTGGAAATTTCAGAGAAGTTATTTCAGTAGACCTTGTAGCAAGAGCTTTGAAAGACTCTGGAGAAAAGGTAAGGTTTATTTATTCGTGGGATAATTATGATGTATTTCGAAAAGTTCCCAAAAATATGCCAGAACAAGAACTTCTTACGACTTATTTAAGACAAGCAATAACAAGAGTCCCTGACACAAGAAGCCACAAAACAAGTTACGCGAGAGCTAATGAAATTGAATTTGAAAAATATCTACCTACTGTAGGAATCAATCCTGAATTCATTGACCAAAGTAAACAATATACCAATAGTATCTATGCAAGCCAAATAAAGTTTGCACTTAATCACAAAAAAGAACTGTCTGATGCATTAAACGAATATAGAACTTCAAAGCTTGAAGATAATTGGTATCCAATCAGTATATTTTGTACAAAATGCAACAGAGATACAACAACTGTAAATAATTACGACAATCATTACTCTGTTGAATACTCATGCGAATGTGGAAATCGAGAATCTCTAGATATAAGAACTACATGGGCCATTAAGCTTCTCTGGAGAATAGATTGGCCTATGAGATGGAAATATGAAAATGTTGACTTTGAACCTGCGGGAAAAGACCACCACAGCAGCGGCGGTAGTTTTGATACATCTAAAAATATTGTAAAAATTTTTCAAGGAAATCCTCCTGTAACATTTCAATATGACTTTATTTCAATAAAAGGACGTGGTGGAAAAATATCCTCCTCATCAGGAGATGTCATATCGCTTAAAGATGTTCTTGAAGTCTACACACCTGAGGTCACAAGATTTTTATTTGCTTCTACAAAACCAAATACCGAATTTTCAATCTCATTTGATCTTGACGTAATCAAAATATACGAAGATTACGACAAGTTTGAAAGAATCTATTACGGAGTAGAAGATATAAAAGAAGAAAAAAAAAGATCGTTTAAAAGAATTTATGAGTTATCTCAACCATACATGCCAAGCAAAAGCATCCCTTATCAAATCGGATTTAGACATTTAAGTGTAATATGTCAAATATTTGAAAATAATATAAATAAAATTCTAAATTACTTGAAAAACGTTCAAGACGATCAAAAAGACAAACTAATCAATAAAATCAAATGTGCAATTAATTGGGTAAGAGATTTTGCACCCGAAGATTTCAAATTTTCATTAAGATCTAAATTTGATAATATAGAAATCCTAAAAGAAAATAACAAAAAAGCAATTAATGAACTTTTGAATTTTTTAAAGAAAAATTTTGAAGTTGCCACAGAACAAGACATTCAAAACGAAATATATAAAACTGCAAGAGAAAATAATATAGAACCCGCTTTGTTTTTTAAACAAATTTATAAAATTTTAATCGACAAAGAAAAAGGTCCCAAATTAGCCGGATTTATCAAAATAATTGGTATTGACCGTTTTGAAAAGATTACAAGTAAATATATTTAA
- the era gene encoding GTPase Era yields MKSGFAAILGRPSTGKSTLLNSICGHKISIISPIPQTTRNNIKGIFTDGRGQIIFIDTPGFHLSKKKFNIAMMKNIHSSIGEVELILYIIDIQDKPGEEENKMLEIIKNSKIKFLVLLNKVDLKNTKIKEITQFLKEKEIEDNNIIKISAEKKINTEELKNKIYENFSEGPLYYPQEYYTDQKINFRISEIIREKAIENLKEELPYSLYVDIDTLENKKRSLFIRANIFVANESQKGIIVGKNGKEIKSIGEKARKTIAKIFETKCNLFLQVKLKKNWNKEDKLIKRLIN; encoded by the coding sequence ATGAAATCAGGATTTGCAGCAATACTTGGTAGACCATCAACTGGAAAATCTACCCTTTTAAATTCAATATGCGGACATAAAATATCAATCATATCCCCTATTCCACAAACAACTAGAAATAACATAAAAGGAATCTTTACAGATGGGAGAGGACAAATTATTTTTATAGACACACCAGGATTTCATCTGAGCAAAAAAAAGTTTAATATTGCAATGATGAAAAACATACACTCTTCAATAGGAGAAGTTGAACTTATTTTATACATAATAGACATTCAAGACAAACCTGGAGAAGAAGAAAATAAAATGCTAGAAATAATAAAAAACTCTAAAATTAAATTTTTAGTATTACTTAATAAAGTAGATCTTAAAAATACAAAAATAAAAGAAATAACACAATTTCTAAAAGAAAAAGAAATAGAAGACAACAATATAATTAAAATATCTGCTGAAAAAAAAATAAATACAGAAGAATTAAAAAATAAAATTTATGAAAATTTTTCAGAAGGCCCACTTTACTATCCACAAGAATACTATACGGATCAAAAAATAAATTTTAGAATTAGTGAAATAATAAGGGAAAAGGCTATTGAAAACCTAAAAGAAGAACTTCCCTATTCTTTGTATGTAGATATTGATACATTAGAAAACAAAAAAAGAAGTCTTTTTATCAGGGCAAATATTTTTGTAGCAAATGAAAGTCAAAAAGGAATAATTGTAGGAAAAAACGGCAAAGAAATAAAATCAATAGGAGAAAAAGCAAGAAAAACGATTGCAAAAATTTTTGAAACAAAATGCAATCTATTTCTCCAGGTAAAGCTAAAAAAAAATTGGAACAAAGAAGATAAACTAATAAAAAGACTTATAAATTAA
- a CDS encoding DUF192 domain-containing protein has translation MEKILKRFLCLFLLMPFLSFADHFYDKEIVINGVKFFVKIASNEFDRAKGYMDTEKVEYGKGMLFIFKKEQHLSFWMENTPLMLEIAYIDSSGIIKEVYDLEPYSRVNVNSLYKAKYALELPRGSFSKFKIKIGDKVHFCFAINSLLVE, from the coding sequence TTGGAGAAAATTTTAAAACGGTTTTTATGTTTATTTTTGTTGATGCCTTTTTTATCTTTTGCTGATCATTTTTATGATAAAGAAATTGTGATAAATGGCGTTAAGTTTTTTGTAAAAATAGCATCTAATGAATTTGATAGAGCAAAAGGATATATGGATACTGAAAAAGTTGAATATGGAAAAGGAATGCTTTTTATTTTTAAAAAAGAGCAACATTTATCTTTTTGGATGGAGAATACACCTTTGATGCTTGAAATAGCTTATATTGATTCAAGTGGAATTATTAAAGAGGTTTATGATTTAGAACCATACTCTAGGGTAAACGTTAATTCTCTTTATAAAGCAAAGTATGCTCTTGAGCTTCCAAGAGGCTCATTTTCTAAATTTAAAATAAAAATAGGTGATAAGGTACATTTTTGCTTTGCCATTAATTCTTTATTAGTAGAATAA
- a CDS encoding glycosyltransferase family 2 protein: MRLQGSDYSYTVIQSKNNYSQKSSFGISFVILSRGTKIFREDLFEFLSNFDFIREIISIEKQSNRSSLQFISESYGKLKFILLSDDLNSGEKVNLAMKESSCDFVFVLQSDMYLLNPFWIPNIFDEIVKKNVLLVGGEFFDKEEEMIPSIFLPSIDKQQKFKVILVNSEKDYEKTLITMDYCGLYSKEKFLQLGGFDGRIQNEYFQRIDFGLRAVYFGEHIYIYRKLRIQYTASNSPENLTKNKSFLIFLLKNYVPIFVGNGVVFSFLRFCKICLKYKINPFLFQKEFKEIKGEIAKNSLRFKGDLKSAIELWENNIID; this comes from the coding sequence ATGCGTCTTCAAGGTAGCGACTATTCATATACTGTTATTCAATCTAAGAATAATTATTCACAAAAATCTTCTTTTGGGATTTCTTTTGTAATATTAAGCAGAGGAACAAAAATTTTTAGAGAAGATTTATTTGAATTTTTATCAAATTTTGACTTTATAAGAGAAATAATTTCAATTGAAAAACAGAGTAATAGAAGTTCTTTACAGTTTATTTCAGAAAGTTATGGTAAGTTAAAATTTATTTTACTTTCTGATGATTTGAATTCTGGAGAAAAGGTTAATTTGGCAATGAAAGAATCCAGCTGTGATTTTGTTTTTGTCTTGCAAAGTGATATGTACTTGTTAAATCCTTTTTGGATTCCAAATATATTTGATGAAATAGTAAAAAAAAATGTTCTTCTTGTTGGGGGGGAGTTTTTCGATAAAGAAGAGGAAATGATACCTTCAATTTTTCTTCCCAGCATAGATAAACAGCAAAAGTTTAAGGTGATTTTAGTAAATTCTGAGAAAGACTATGAAAAAACCTTGATTACCATGGATTATTGTGGACTTTATTCTAAAGAGAAGTTTTTACAGCTAGGAGGTTTTGACGGAAGGATTCAAAATGAATATTTTCAAAGAATAGATTTTGGACTAAGAGCTGTTTATTTCGGGGAACATATCTATATTTATAGAAAGTTAAGAATTCAGTATACTGCATCAAATTCACCAGAAAATTTAACCAAAAATAAAAGTTTTTTGATTTTTTTGCTCAAGAACTATGTTCCAATTTTTGTTGGAAATGGCGTTGTTTTTTCTTTTTTGAGGTTTTGTAAAATTTGTTTAAAATACAAAATTAATCCTTTTCTCTTTCAAAAAGAATTTAAGGAAATAAAAGGTGAGATTGCTAAAAATAGCTTAAGATTCAAAGGAGACTTAAAGAGTGCCATTGAGCTTTGGGAAAACAATATTATTGATTAA
- a CDS encoding N-acetylmuramoyl-L-alanine amidase, with amino-acid sequence MINLVLFSYSNLYSKTLDYLNILDFFDTNVFKFDFNIENDVFTIENDKGYLKFRVGFEYALTSSGYYMFVDPIVDIRGEILISQKVLKQIENYFSSLKDYNKPRITSIIIDPGHGGHDAGAVVTLRINGHDVVLQEKDFALTYSIYLSKILSNYFVNKNILLTRINDVFLTLKERSEFANAIKPNFPNNVIFLSIHANDAPNNEARGVEFWYLPKDSKREVIKDFKGYDIKGNRYLSELNDILDIKYKYESKRLAEILYKVFKNELVETNIRPIREEQWFVIKNSSMPAVLIEMGFLSNILDAKLILDYNYMSKFNILILKSLMEFINFYEK; translated from the coding sequence TTGATTAATTTGGTTTTGTTTTCATATTCGAACTTATATTCCAAAACACTTGATTACTTAAATATTCTTGATTTTTTTGATACTAATGTTTTTAAGTTCGATTTTAACATTGAAAATGATGTTTTTACAATTGAAAATGATAAGGGGTATTTAAAGTTTAGAGTAGGTTTTGAATATGCGCTTACATCTTCTGGTTATTATATGTTTGTAGATCCAATTGTTGACATTCGTGGAGAAATTTTAATAAGCCAAAAGGTATTAAAACAGATTGAAAATTATTTTAGTTCTCTTAAAGATTATAATAAACCCAGAATTACTTCAATAATCATTGATCCTGGACATGGTGGACACGATGCTGGCGCAGTTGTGACTTTAAGGATAAATGGTCACGATGTTGTTCTTCAAGAAAAAGATTTTGCATTAACTTATTCTATATATTTATCTAAAATTTTAAGCAATTATTTTGTAAATAAAAATATTTTGTTAACCCGTATAAATGACGTTTTTTTAACTTTAAAAGAGCGATCGGAATTTGCAAACGCAATAAAGCCAAATTTTCCAAATAATGTTATATTTTTGTCCATACACGCTAATGATGCTCCAAATAATGAGGCTAGGGGAGTTGAGTTTTGGTATCTTCCCAAGGATTCAAAAAGAGAGGTTATTAAAGATTTTAAGGGATATGATATTAAAGGTAATAGATACTTAAGTGAGCTTAATGATATACTAGATATTAAATATAAATATGAATCAAAAAGATTGGCTGAAATTTTGTATAAAGTATTTAAAAATGAATTAGTTGAAACCAATATTAGACCGATTAGAGAAGAGCAATGGTTTGTAATAAAAAATAGCAGTATGCCTGCTGTATTGATTGAAATGGGATTTTTGTCCAATATTTTAGATGCTAAATTAATTTTGGATTATAATTATATGAGCAAGTTTAATATCCTGATACTTAAATCTTTGATGGAATTTATAAATTTTTATGAAAAATAA
- the flaA gene encoding flagellar filament outer layer protein FlaA: protein MKRKAKSILFFLLSTALFAQETDGLAEGSKRAEPGELVLDFAELARDPSSTRLDLTNYVDYVYSGASGIVKPEDMVVDLGINNWSVLLTPSARLQSYVKNSVVAPAVVKSESKRYAGDTILGVRVLFPSYSQSSAMIMPPFKIPFYSGESGNQFLGKGLIDNIKTMKEIKVSVYSLGYEIDLEVLFEDMNGMEYAYSMGTLKFKGWADLIWSNPNYIPNISSRIIKDDVPNYPLASSKMRFKAFRVSKSHSSKEQNFIFYVKDLRVLYDKLNVSIDSDIDSESVFKVYETSGTESLRKLKAHETFKRVLKLREKISMPEGSFQNFIEKVESEKPEESSPKQ, encoded by the coding sequence ATGAAGAGGAAAGCGAAAAGCATTTTATTTTTTTTATTATCCACTGCTCTTTTTGCTCAAGAGACTGATGGATTGGCGGAAGGCTCTAAAAGGGCAGAGCCTGGAGAATTAGTTTTAGATTTTGCCGAACTTGCAAGAGACCCTAGTTCAACTAGGCTTGATCTTACAAATTATGTTGATTATGTATATTCTGGTGCTTCTGGTATTGTTAAGCCGGAAGATATGGTTGTGGATCTTGGAATAAATAATTGGAGTGTTTTGCTTACTCCTTCTGCAAGGTTGCAGTCTTACGTTAAAAATTCAGTTGTTGCGCCTGCTGTTGTTAAGAGCGAGTCAAAAAGGTACGCAGGTGACACTATTTTAGGAGTAAGGGTTTTGTTCCCAAGTTATTCTCAGTCATCTGCTATGATTATGCCGCCATTTAAAATTCCTTTTTATTCAGGGGAAAGTGGGAATCAATTTTTAGGCAAAGGTCTTATTGACAACATTAAAACCATGAAAGAGATTAAAGTATCAGTGTATAGTTTAGGATATGAAATAGATCTTGAGGTTTTATTTGAAGATATGAATGGTATGGAGTATGCTTACTCTATGGGGACTTTAAAGTTTAAAGGGTGGGCTGATTTAATTTGGTCAAATCCTAACTATATTCCTAATATATCATCTAGAATAATTAAAGACGATGTTCCAAATTATCCGCTTGCTTCAAGTAAAATGAGATTTAAGGCTTTTAGAGTTTCAAAATCACATAGTTCAAAAGAACAAAATTTTATCTTTTATGTGAAAGATTTGAGAGTTCTTTATGATAAGTTGAATGTTTCAATAGATTCTGATATTGATAGTGAGTCTGTATTTAAAGTTTATGAGACTAGTGGGACTGAATCCCTTCGTAAATTAAAGGCACATGAAACTTTTAAAAGAGTTTTAAAGCTTAGAGAAAAAATTTCTATGCCTGAAGGTTCTTTCCAAAACTTTATAGAAAAGGTTGAGAGTGAAAAACCTGAAGAATCATCCCCAAAACAGTAG